The sequence TCGGGGAATCCATTCAGCAGGAAAAAATCGAGAAATTATTTGTATTGAATGATCCTGACGAGCAAGAGCAGTATAAGCAACTTCTTTCCAGCATAGATGAAGATACGTTAAAAGTGCTGATTTCTGCAGTTGAAATTATTCAACAACGAGTGAATCAGCCGTTGAATGAGCATATCCATGTGGCGTTGACTGACCATTTAGTGTTTGCGGTGAGTCGAATGAGACGTGGGATGGCTATTCGAAATCCTTTTTTACTGGAAACGAAAGCACTTTACCCAGAGGAATATGACATTGCGGCTGAGGTGACAGCAATGGTCAATAAACAGCTGACAGTTGCGCTGCCGGAAGGGGAAATTGGTTTCATCACTCTCCATATTCATAGTGCCATTGTGAATAAAAATGTGCGTGATGTGACGAGGCACTCGGAGTTGATTGTTCAATTGGTGAATATGATTGAACAGCAATTTAGCATAGAAATCGATAAAAATAGTATTGATTATATGCGTCTGATTCGCCATCTCCGTTTTGCGATTGAAAGAGTAGTACGGGGGGAACGCGTTGCAGAGCCGAAAAAGATTACACTATTGTTAAAGGCGGAGTATCCGGTTTGTTACAATTTGGCTTGGAAGCTTATAAAAGTAATGCAACAAGTATTGCAAAAAGAAGTATATGAGGCGGAAGCAGTTTACTTAAGCCTTCATTTGCAAAGGATTCAAGCAAAAGTCGAAGAGTAAATCAATCACGCCTCGGCGTGATTGCGTCCAGATTTTGAATTGAGCTTGCTCAATTGACTCCCTTCAAAATCTGTGACATCCGCCGAAGGCTTTCACTTAATTCAGCAGAAGTGCCCC comes from Sporosarcina sp. FSL K6-3457 and encodes:
- the glcT gene encoding glucose PTS transporter transcription antiterminator GlcT, giving the protein MEKYLIHKALNNNVLIATDSSGNEVILIGRGIGFGAKVGESIQQEKIEKLFVLNDPDEQEQYKQLLSSIDEDTLKVLISAVEIIQQRVNQPLNEHIHVALTDHLVFAVSRMRRGMAIRNPFLLETKALYPEEYDIAAEVTAMVNKQLTVALPEGEIGFITLHIHSAIVNKNVRDVTRHSELIVQLVNMIEQQFSIEIDKNSIDYMRLIRHLRFAIERVVRGERVAEPKKITLLLKAEYPVCYNLAWKLIKVMQQVLQKEVYEAEAVYLSLHLQRIQAKVEE